One stretch of Dreissena polymorpha isolate Duluth1 unplaced genomic scaffold, UMN_Dpol_1.0 chrUn037, whole genome shotgun sequence DNA includes these proteins:
- the LOC127863788 gene encoding uncharacterized protein LOC127863788, with translation MESENENDLPPAIDQPSMDSSAELSTETISHHLQPPERSSAQRDSDMESGNENDLPPAIKKSSMDSTAELLIETVSHHLKPPDRPSAQKDSDMESDNANDMPSAIEQSSMDSYRQKLSVIICSLLTGLRLKRTLT, from the exons ATGGAATCAGAAAATg aaaatgatttgcctCCAGCGATTGATCAGCCATCAATGGACAGTAGTGCCGAGCTGTCGACAGAAACCATCAGTCATCATTTGCAGCCTCCTGAAAGGTCTTCAGCTCAAAGAGACTCTGATATGGAATCAGGcaatg aaaatgatttgcctCCAGCGATTAAGAAGTCATCAATGGACAGTACTGCTGAGCTGTTGATAGAAACTGTCAGTCATCATTTGAAGCCTCCTGACAGGCCTTCGGCTCAAAAGGACTCTGACATGGAATCAGAcaatg CAAATGATATGCCTTCAGCGATTGAGCAGTCATCAATGGACAGCTATCGACAGAAACTGTCAGTCATCATTTGCAGCCTCCTGACAGGCCTTCGGCTCAAAAGGACTCTGACATGA